A genomic window from Thermodesulfovibrionia bacterium includes:
- the folK gene encoding 2-amino-4-hydroxy-6-hydroxymethyldihydropteridine diphosphokinase, producing the protein MPKAYIGIGSNLGNREENCMKAVSLLRDNGIKVTKLSSMIETEPWGLEGQPKFINMAVEAETALSPQELLKLLKEIESEIGREPAERWGPRIIDLDILLYDALVLKTPELEIPHPHIAEREFVLKPLSEIAPEKIHPVLKKSISELLSQYPRSS; encoded by the coding sequence ATGCCTAAAGCTTACATCGGCATCGGCTCAAACCTCGGCAACAGGGAAGAGAACTGCATGAAGGCAGTCTCTCTTCTCAGAGACAACGGCATCAAAGTTACAAAGCTTTCATCCATGATAGAGACCGAGCCGTGGGGATTGGAAGGCCAGCCGAAGTTCATCAATATGGCGGTCGAGGCTGAGACCGCTTTATCTCCTCAAGAACTTTTGAAACTTCTCAAAGAGATCGAGTCTGAAATAGGGCGTGAGCCTGCTGAACGCTGGGGCCCGCGGATCATTGATCTCGATATATTGCTCTATGATGCCCTTGTTTTAAAAACTCCTGAACTGGAGATACCGCATCCGCATATCGCAGAGAGGGAATTTGTTTTAAAGCCTCTTTCAGAGATCGCGCCAGAGAAGATTCACCCGGTTTTGAAGAAGAGTATCAGCGAGCTGCTTTCACAATATCCCCGAAGTTCCTGA
- the speB gene encoding agmatinase: protein MKQKTPNNFCGLPQNHSSYKDSAIVIVPVPFDKTSTWGKGADKGPKAIIEASKNMELYDIETGSEVYKKGIHTSKAIISSTPAGMVNSVYNRTAKYISDGKFAVVLGGEHSVSFGSIKAHAESSKDMSILHLDAHSDMRDSYEGSKYNHACVMARAKEVSDTIVSVGIRSMDSSELGNINTQNMFYASYIQKNKNWMEQAIKKLSANVYITIDLDVFDPSIMPSTGTPEPGGLGWYEVLELLQRVSIKKNIVGFDIMELCPSSVDKAPDFLAAKLIYKLLSFKFLKKR from the coding sequence TTGAAGCAAAAGACCCCGAACAATTTCTGCGGCCTTCCGCAAAACCATTCAAGCTATAAAGACTCCGCTATAGTTATCGTTCCTGTTCCTTTTGACAAGACCAGCACTTGGGGGAAAGGCGCTGACAAAGGGCCTAAGGCCATCATAGAAGCCTCAAAGAATATGGAGCTTTATGATATTGAGACAGGCTCAGAGGTATATAAAAAAGGCATACACACTTCCAAAGCGATAATCTCCTCCACTCCTGCCGGCATGGTGAATAGCGTTTACAACAGAACCGCCAAATATATATCTGACGGAAAATTCGCAGTTGTGCTCGGCGGCGAACATTCCGTATCATTCGGTTCCATAAAAGCCCATGCTGAATCTTCCAAGGATATGAGCATCCTCCATCTTGACGCACACTCTGATATGCGGGACTCTTACGAGGGGAGCAAATACAACCATGCCTGTGTCATGGCAAGGGCTAAAGAGGTTTCAGATACTATCGTCTCAGTCGGTATAAGGAGTATGGACTCATCTGAACTCGGCAATATTAATACCCAGAACATGTTCTATGCATCTTACATACAAAAGAACAAAAACTGGATGGAACAGGCCATAAAAAAGCTGAGCGCTAATGTATATATCACAATCGACCTTGATGTCTTTGACCCGTCCATCATGCCTTCAACAGGAACTCCTGAACCGGGCGGACTTGGATGGTATGAGGTGCTGGAACTGCTCCAGCGTGTTTCAATAAAGAAGAACATAGTCGGCTTTGATATTATGGAACTCTGCCCTTCATCAGTTGATAAGGCCCCTGACTTTCTCGCTGCCAAGCTT
- a CDS encoding peptide chain release factor-like protein: protein MLSVTTEKEKALREKLKSLAIFEKDIQEKFIRSGGKGGQNVNKVSTCVYLKHIPTGIEVKCQKERTQGLNRYRARELLFKKIERLIKKDECEEEQRAEKIRRQKRKRSKRAKEKMLDDKHMLSQKKKERGSVSERRED from the coding sequence ATGCTTTCAGTCACCACTGAAAAAGAGAAGGCTCTCAGAGAGAAGCTCAAAAGCCTTGCCATCTTTGAAAAGGATATTCAGGAGAAGTTTATCCGCTCCGGGGGCAAGGGCGGGCAGAACGTAAACAAGGTTTCCACCTGCGTCTATCTCAAGCACATTCCCACAGGCATTGAGGTCAAATGCCAGAAGGAACGGACACAGGGGCTGAACAGATACCGCGCCCGCGAACTGTTATTTAAAAAGATCGAGCGTCTTATTAAAAAGGATGAGTGCGAAGAGGAACAGCGCGCTGAAAAAATAAGGCGTCAGAAGCGCAAACGTTCCAAACGCGCGAAAGAGAAGATGCTTGATGATAAGCATATGCTATCGCAGAAGAAGAAAGAGCGCGGTTCAGTTTCGGAGCGGAGAGAGGACTGA
- a CDS encoding 4Fe-4S dicluster domain-containing protein, whose product MSEERIDIKKERDDGDNTRRDFLKNMGIAAVAGAAALSAVPADAEAKVELAEHLQGHFELMTDGQKKECIERLEKRYTEEFGKKTTVSNAPPVKGVLFGYALSISKCIGCRRCVKACVQENNQSRHDPEIEWIRVLKMEKGNLAFSADKLDKGYPETSALGNHGVQVGGNAYNAVGVSGETEHYYEPDKVPEKDAFYFPVQCQQCEKPACVKACPTQATYRDPNGIVVIDYNWCIGCRMCLLACPYWARRFNWAQPNLPAEDMNPKTHYLGNRPRMNGVMEKCTFCLQRVRDGRYPACVEACPVGARKFGNLLDPESEVRKILATKQVLRFKEEYNTYPKFFYYID is encoded by the coding sequence ATGTCAGAAGAAAGAATAGATATAAAAAAAGAAAGGGATGATGGGGACAATACCCGTCGTGATTTCTTAAAGAACATGGGTATTGCGGCCGTGGCGGGTGCAGCAGCGCTTAGCGCAGTTCCTGCTGATGCAGAGGCTAAAGTTGAGTTGGCAGAACATTTACAGGGGCACTTCGAGCTTATGACCGATGGGCAGAAAAAGGAGTGTATCGAGCGCCTGGAAAAGAGGTATACCGAGGAGTTCGGAAAGAAAACGACAGTCTCCAATGCGCCTCCTGTTAAGGGCGTTCTTTTCGGTTACGCTCTCAGTATCTCAAAGTGCATAGGCTGCAGGCGGTGCGTTAAGGCTTGCGTACAAGAGAACAATCAGTCACGTCATGACCCTGAGATTGAATGGATACGCGTGCTGAAGATGGAGAAAGGAAATCTCGCCTTCTCTGCCGATAAATTGGACAAGGGTTATCCGGAAACCAGCGCGCTTGGGAATCATGGCGTGCAGGTCGGCGGGAATGCTTACAATGCTGTCGGTGTCTCCGGCGAAACAGAGCATTATTACGAGCCTGATAAGGTGCCTGAAAAGGATGCCTTCTATTTCCCTGTTCAATGCCAGCAGTGCGAAAAACCTGCCTGCGTCAAGGCGTGTCCTACCCAGGCAACATACAGGGACCCAAACGGCATAGTTGTAATTGATTACAATTGGTGCATAGGCTGCCGGATGTGCCTGCTGGCATGTCCTTATTGGGCAAGGCGCTTTAACTGGGCCCAGCCAAATCTTCCTGCGGAGGATATGAATCCAAAGACCCACTACTTAGGCAACAGGCCGCGTATGAATGGCGTTATGGAAAAATGCACATTTTGCCTGCAGAGGGTAAGAGATGGGAGATACCCGGCCTGTGTTGAGGCCTGCCCTGTTGGGGCAAGAAAATTCGGCAACCTCCTTGATCCTGAAAGCGAAGTCAGAAAGATTTTGGCCACGAAGCAGGTCTTGAGGTTCAAGGAAGAATATAACACTTATCCCAAATTCTTTTATTATATAGACTGA
- the nrfD gene encoding NrfD/PsrC family molybdoenzyme membrane anchor subunit: protein MKIMISFAKDFVSYALKGGGKYYAWLLFLSFFILVGAYTSFRQFSEGLITIGATDQVSWELYISNFIFTAHIAAAAVLVVIPAYIYKRKDMKDLAVLGEIIALSFVTIGIIFVTYHVGRPDRMWHMFPGIGIFNLPNSMLAFDVVVLNVYLIVNAIAVFYLLFKKYIGQPMNKKFYTPLIYLAVGWGPLIHICTAFVLSSNPRVHSWASAVLPFAFLSMAGASGPALIIIIFLLIRKYTKLQIDDAVIDLFSQIIAWSLGILLLVLSAEYFTELYSSTEHAASLKLNMFGHHGLNTYVPWFWITMVLIIGSFVMLLIPKIRKSYNSFLPAVCAVVFLTVLLEKPVILVFPAFSPTPLGEYAIYYPTLIEYFNMLFVWALGFLGLTLLMKGAIGILTGEVRHSDAAAVKGGVK, encoded by the coding sequence ATGAAAATAATGATATCTTTTGCAAAAGATTTTGTTTCATATGCCCTAAAAGGGGGGGGGAAGTATTATGCCTGGCTCCTTTTCCTGTCTTTCTTTATTTTGGTCGGGGCTTATACGTCATTCAGGCAGTTTTCCGAAGGCCTTATCACAATCGGCGCCACTGACCAGGTATCGTGGGAGCTGTATATATCAAACTTCATCTTCACGGCGCACATTGCAGCGGCAGCAGTACTGGTGGTAATACCCGCCTATATTTATAAGCGGAAGGACATGAAGGACCTTGCTGTGCTCGGCGAGATAATAGCCCTTAGCTTCGTCACCATCGGCATCATTTTTGTCACATATCACGTTGGCAGGCCAGACAGAATGTGGCACATGTTCCCCGGCATCGGTATCTTCAACTTACCCAACTCAATGCTCGCTTTCGACGTGGTCGTGCTTAATGTCTATCTTATAGTTAACGCTATAGCTGTCTTTTATCTGCTCTTCAAAAAGTATATCGGCCAGCCTATGAATAAAAAATTCTATACGCCGCTTATCTATCTGGCAGTCGGGTGGGGGCCGCTCATACACATCTGCACAGCTTTTGTTCTCAGCAGTAATCCGAGGGTGCACTCTTGGGCCAGCGCGGTTCTGCCATTTGCGTTTCTGTCAATGGCCGGCGCTTCAGGCCCTGCGCTGATCATAATAATATTTCTGTTGATCAGGAAATATACCAAGCTTCAGATTGACGATGCTGTCATTGACCTCTTCTCGCAAATTATCGCGTGGAGCTTAGGCATACTTTTACTGGTACTCAGCGCCGAGTACTTTACAGAGCTTTATTCGAGTACCGAGCATGCTGCCTCTTTAAAACTTAATATGTTCGGCCATCATGGGCTTAACACTTACGTGCCATGGTTCTGGATAACAATGGTATTAATAATCGGTTCCTTTGTCATGCTCCTTATCCCTAAAATAAGGAAAAGCTACAACAGTTTCCTTCCCGCGGTCTGTGCTGTTGTTTTCCTGACGGTATTGCTGGAAAAACCGGTTATCCTTGTATTCCCTGCTTTCAGCCCTACTCCTCTCGGAGAATATGCGATATACTACCCTACGCTTATTGAGTACTTCAATATGCTGTTTGTCTGGGCTCTTGGATTTCTTGGGTTAACGCTTCTGATGAAAGGCGCCATAGGCATATTGACCGGCGAGGTGAGACATTCTGATGCGGCAGCAGTAAAGGGAGGTGTGAAATGA
- the hisH gene encoding imidazole glycerol phosphate synthase subunit HisH, translating into MIAIIDYGMGNLRSVEKGFQKAGVEVMVTNRPEDVKNADGVVLPGVGAFKDCMGELKNLNLNDTVVESIKSGKPFLGICLGLQVLFSESEEFGKCMGLDIFKGKVPRFNFGDQKLLTLNSQLSTLKVPHMGWNEVKIKKENPLLKGIPDKSFFYFVHSYYVAPEDSSIIATTTDYGIEFTSSIWKDNVYAVQFHPEKSQALGLRLLRNFGDIVKAAR; encoded by the coding sequence ATGATAGCGATCATTGATTACGGAATGGGGAATCTCAGGAGCGTTGAAAAGGGATTTCAAAAGGCAGGCGTTGAGGTCATGGTAACGAACAGGCCTGAGGATGTGAAAAATGCCGACGGCGTAGTGCTTCCCGGTGTGGGCGCGTTTAAGGACTGCATGGGCGAGCTGAAAAACCTCAATTTGAATGATACGGTCGTTGAATCAATAAAAAGCGGCAAGCCGTTTCTCGGCATATGCCTCGGCCTTCAGGTGCTCTTCAGCGAATCAGAGGAGTTTGGAAAGTGCATGGGACTTGATATCTTTAAAGGAAAGGTCCCAAGATTTAATTTCGGAGATCAAAAACTCTTAACTCTTAACTCTCAACTCTCAACTTTAAAGGTCCCTCACATGGGATGGAATGAAGTGAAGATCAAAAAAGAAAATCCGCTGTTAAAGGGCATCCCGGATAAAAGTTTCTTCTACTTTGTGCATTCTTATTACGTTGCGCCTGAAGACAGTTCCATAATCGCTACTACTACAGACTACGGAATTGAGTTCACATCTTCAATATGGAAGGATAATGTCTATGCCGTGCAGTTCCACCCGGAAAAGAGCCAGGCCCTCGGCCTGCGCCTGCTCAGGAACTTCGGGGATATTGTGAAAGCAGCTCGCTGA
- a CDS encoding arginine decarboxylase, pyruvoyl-dependent produces the protein MIPKKIFFTKGVGVHKDSLASFEMALRKAGIEKCNLVYVSSIFPPECTIIPRRKGLDLIKPGQITFCVMARNSTNEPNRLVSSAIGLAVPKDRKNYGYLSEHHSFGETAKKAGDYAEDLAASMLATTLGISFDPDEAWDSRKQVYKASKYIFKSMNVCQSAEGEKSGQWTTVVAAAVMLID, from the coding sequence ATGATACCTAAAAAGATATTCTTCACTAAAGGCGTAGGGGTTCACAAGGACAGTCTGGCATCTTTTGAGATGGCTTTGAGAAAGGCCGGGATCGAGAAGTGCAACCTTGTGTATGTCTCAAGTATCTTTCCTCCGGAATGCACAATAATACCCAGACGCAAAGGCCTGGACCTGATAAAGCCCGGACAGATTACCTTCTGTGTAATGGCGAGAAACTCAACAAATGAGCCTAACAGGCTTGTCTCATCCGCGATCGGGCTTGCCGTGCCCAAGGATAGAAAGAATTATGGGTATCTTTCCGAGCACCATTCTTTTGGTGAGACAGCAAAAAAGGCAGGTGACTATGCAGAGGACCTGGCTGCATCTATGTTAGCCACTACACTCGGTATATCATTTGACCCTGATGAGGCATGGGACTCCAGAAAACAGGTATATAAGGCGAGCAAGTATATCTTTAAATCCATGAACGTCTGTCAGTCTGCAGAGGGCGAAAAATCCGGACAGTGGACGACTGTTGTTGCGGCTGCAGTCATGTTGATCGATTAA
- a CDS encoding helix-turn-helix transcriptional regulator, protein MLTHKELKSRALARTDVKAEYDRLNEEFALFDEFLKARTAAGITQTEAAKRIGTTQSAVARLESGKGKHSPSLATLQKYAHALGYRLELRLINETIKASGLTKRSAGRAKKLRAG, encoded by the coding sequence ATGCTGACACACAAAGAACTTAAGTCTCGCGCGCTTGCTCGTACGGATGTTAAGGCCGAATATGATCGGCTCAATGAGGAGTTTGCCCTCTTCGACGAGTTTTTGAAGGCACGCACCGCAGCCGGTATCACTCAGACGGAGGCCGCCAAACGTATCGGGACAACGCAGTCTGCTGTGGCACGCCTGGAATCCGGAAAAGGGAAGCACTCGCCATCATTGGCCACATTACAGAAATATGCTCATGCCCTCGGTTATCGACTTGAGTTGAGATTGATCAATGAGACCATAAAGGCAAGTGGCCTAACAAAGCGCTCAGCCGGACGCGCGAAAAAACTGCGAGCCGGGTAG
- a CDS encoding sulfite exporter TauE/SafE family protein yields MFFPVSGVETYIFLPPLVAFVVSFFTSMGGVSGAFLLLPFQMSVLNYTSPSVSATNFVFNIVAIPSGVYRYIKEGRMAWPLTWVVIVGTLPGVFIGYYLRVQYLPDPRAFKLFVGCVLLYLGSRLFYEMTGRASAGKDKIKALDEKFKQRAAEIKKEQNAKVASGLPKEAVVKTISFTLSRVEYEFWGERFSYSTPAMFLLAFIVGIIGGTYGIGGGAIIAPFCVAVFHLPVYTVAGAALMGTFLTSIAGVALYSIMPAKAGLSTSPDWMLGILFGIGGFAGMYLGARFQKFMPQKFIKLMLATIIIFLALKYIVQYFS; encoded by the coding sequence ATCTTTTTTCCAGTATCAGGCGTTGAGACCTATATATTTCTGCCGCCGCTGGTGGCTTTTGTGGTCTCTTTTTTTACATCCATGGGCGGGGTTTCAGGCGCGTTCCTGCTCCTGCCGTTTCAGATGAGCGTTCTTAACTACACAAGCCCTTCTGTAAGCGCGACCAACTTTGTATTTAACATCGTAGCGATCCCAAGCGGCGTCTACCGCTATATAAAAGAAGGCCGCATGGCATGGCCTTTGACATGGGTGGTCATTGTCGGGACATTGCCCGGCGTCTTCATAGGTTATTACCTTAGAGTGCAGTATCTGCCCGACCCGCGCGCCTTCAAGCTCTTTGTGGGCTGCGTGCTTCTGTATCTTGGAAGCAGGCTCTTTTATGAAATGACCGGCAGGGCATCTGCTGGTAAAGACAAGATCAAGGCCCTTGATGAGAAGTTCAAACAGAGGGCTGCAGAGATAAAGAAAGAGCAGAATGCCAAAGTTGCATCAGGTCTTCCAAAAGAGGCTGTCGTAAAGACGATCTCATTCACTCTTTCACGTGTGGAATATGAGTTCTGGGGCGAGAGGTTTTCATACAGCACGCCTGCAATGTTTCTGCTTGCGTTTATTGTCGGTATCATAGGCGGGACATACGGCATCGGAGGAGGCGCGATCATTGCGCCATTCTGCGTGGCTGTCTTCCATCTGCCAGTTTATACGGTGGCAGGGGCCGCGCTTATGGGAACATTTTTAACATCAATTGCAGGCGTCGCTCTCTACAGCATCATGCCTGCAAAAGCAGGCCTTTCCACATCGCCGGACTGGATGCTCGGGATACTTTTCGGCATCGGTGGATTTGCAGGAATGTATTTAGGCGCTCGTTTTCAGAAGTTCATGCCGCAGAAATTTATCAAATTGATGCTCGCTACGATAATCATCTTCCTGGCATTGAAATATATTGTTCAATACTTCAGTTAA
- a CDS encoding redoxin domain-containing protein, which translates to MKTAKSVILTLLLSFFLLNTSAYAINIAVGEEAPDFILKSLNGEFLSLNEYRGKIVVLVYWNPEQKRSFLALKDCQYLLNGYKEKGVQILSIIPESEDYTDARKILTDNEITFPVLIDKEMKIFGRYEVRVYPSTLIINKDGKVAYNIPGHSLSYKFSSEGYIKYMLGEIKEDGLSGMLNPIEKVTDESEVAAERNYNLALNFAEAELIELAVTTAKKSLESHPDFLKSIILLGFLYIRTNDADSAVQEFNKALEIDPLSHDAKTGLGEALILKGDIDNAIKILSDTTQQNPNPQRTFYELGKAYELKDEKEKAIAMYRKAFEEANKGNVLPRMVVGCK; encoded by the coding sequence ATGAAAACAGCTAAGTCGGTTATCCTAACTCTACTGCTGTCGTTTTTCTTATTAAACACATCAGCCTACGCTATCAATATAGCTGTAGGAGAAGAGGCCCCTGATTTTATATTAAAGTCCCTGAACGGAGAGTTTCTTTCGCTGAATGAATACCGTGGAAAGATAGTGGTGCTTGTTTACTGGAACCCTGAGCAGAAACGTTCCTTTCTGGCTCTTAAAGACTGCCAGTACCTTTTAAATGGCTACAAGGAAAAAGGCGTACAGATCCTGAGCATAATCCCTGAATCTGAGGATTATACAGATGCCCGCAAAATACTTACGGATAATGAAATTACTTTTCCGGTGCTGATCGATAAGGAGATGAAGATATTCGGGAGATATGAGGTCAGGGTCTATCCATCAACTCTGATAATCAACAAGGACGGCAAGGTTGCATATAACATTCCGGGGCACTCGCTCTCTTATAAATTTTCATCTGAAGGATACATCAAGTATATGCTCGGCGAGATCAAGGAAGACGGATTGAGCGGGATGCTTAATCCCATTGAAAAGGTCACAGATGAGTCTGAAGTTGCAGCTGAAAGAAATTACAACCTTGCCCTTAATTTCGCAGAAGCAGAACTTATTGAACTGGCGGTCACGACCGCAAAAAAGTCGTTGGAGTCCCACCCGGATTTCTTAAAATCAATCATACTTCTTGGTTTTCTTTATATCCGGACAAATGACGCAGACAGCGCTGTGCAGGAATTCAATAAGGCGCTTGAAATCGACCCTTTGTCACATGACGCAAAGACAGGCCTCGGCGAGGCGCTCATCCTGAAGGGAGATATTGACAACGCTATAAAGATCCTTTCAGATACCACTCAGCAGAACCCGAATCCGCAAAGGACTTTTTATGAACTTGGCAAGGCCTATGAACTCAAGGATGAAAAAGAGAAGGCCATAGCGATGTATAGAAAGGCGTTTGAAGAGGCGAATAAGGGGAATGTGCTTCCGAGAATGGTTGTTGGTTGTAAGTAG
- a CDS encoding LL-diaminopimelate aminotransferase — MSKKVSAELANRVKKLPPYLFAAIDDMKQEALKKGVDLIDLSIGDPDIPTPRHIVQRMKKAVENPEHHRYPSYAGMLSFRQAVADWYKRRFKVTLDPKTEVVSLIGSKEGIGHIPLAFVNPGDVVLVPSPGYPVYPVATLFAGGKSHIMPIIEKNKYLPDLKAIPKDVLKKAKLIFINYPNNPTSACAGRGFYKEVIAFAAKHNIIVCHDAAYSEIYYDGKKPLSFLQIPGAKDVGIEFHSLSKTCNMTGWRIGFAAGNKDVIAGLGKIKSNLDSGIFQAIQEAGIAALETEEPVLDRIRKTYQGRRDVLYKGLKEIGIKAIKPEATFYLWAKVPAGYTSSKFAALLLDKAGVLATPGNGFGAPGEGYIRFALTVDEKRMKEAVERIKKAL, encoded by the coding sequence GTGAGTAAAAAGGTTTCTGCAGAACTTGCCAACAGGGTAAAAAAACTGCCGCCGTATCTCTTTGCAGCCATAGATGATATGAAGCAGGAGGCGCTCAAAAAAGGCGTTGACCTTATAGATCTGAGCATAGGCGACCCTGACATTCCTACGCCAAGGCATATTGTTCAGAGGATGAAGAAGGCTGTTGAGAATCCTGAGCACCACAGATATCCGTCATATGCAGGTATGCTCTCGTTCAGGCAGGCTGTTGCTGACTGGTACAAGAGAAGGTTCAAGGTCACGCTCGACCCAAAGACAGAGGTGGTCTCTCTCATAGGTTCAAAAGAGGGTATCGGGCATATACCTCTTGCATTCGTAAATCCCGGAGACGTTGTGCTTGTGCCTTCGCCCGGATATCCGGTTTATCCTGTTGCAACTCTATTTGCGGGCGGGAAGAGCCACATCATGCCGATCATCGAGAAGAACAAATATCTCCCTGACCTGAAGGCGATTCCAAAAGATGTCCTGAAGAAGGCGAAGCTCATCTTTATCAATTATCCGAACAACCCGACGTCCGCATGTGCCGGTAGAGGTTTTTATAAAGAAGTGATCGCCTTTGCAGCAAAGCACAATATCATCGTCTGTCATGATGCTGCGTACTCAGAGATCTACTACGACGGGAAGAAGCCTTTGAGCTTTCTTCAGATACCCGGAGCCAAGGATGTTGGTATTGAATTTCACTCTCTCTCAAAGACATGCAACATGACAGGATGGAGGATAGGTTTTGCAGCAGGCAATAAAGATGTTATAGCAGGGCTTGGCAAGATAAAGTCAAATCTGGACTCAGGAATTTTTCAAGCGATACAGGAGGCGGGGATAGCTGCGCTCGAGACGGAAGAGCCTGTTCTTGACAGGATAAGGAAGACATATCAGGGCAGAAGGGATGTGCTGTATAAAGGATTAAAGGAGATCGGCATTAAGGCTATAAAGCCTGAAGCCACTTTCTATCTCTGGGCAAAGGTCCCGGCAGGATACACTTCTTCAAAATTCGCAGCGCTCCTCCTGGATAAGGCAGGTGTTCTCGCAACTCCGGGCAACGGTTTCGGCGCGCCGGGCGAAGGATATATAAGATTCGCGCTTACCGTAGATGAGAAGAGGATGAAAGAGGCTGTAGAGAGGATAAAGAAGGCGCTTTAA
- a CDS encoding cytochrome c3 family protein, producing the protein MNFRNNFTKIGFFTLSCLLIGGSIIYQTAYSQDAEQAKKESAAPVTKCFESMEGYTSVSRIENAVPQYGYPNVKCSQTTSGVLWYGDPYDGTKPMGDMPKLKDDTRGDYDSEEAVVKPRESKLNYFECTGCHDGDTVPVPKDKKARAIDAHDDIVENPLEMMHGRGAIWCLDCHSATNRNKLVDHQGNEISMDQPQKLCGSCHGEVYADWRMGIHGKRTGSWVKGGKKRWWVCTECHNPHTVEVNRFDPLKPEQAPELPRGMKKTEHNTEEH; encoded by the coding sequence ATGAATTTCCGGAATAATTTCACAAAAATAGGCTTTTTTACACTGTCCTGCCTGCTCATTGGCGGTTCGATTATATATCAGACCGCATATTCCCAGGATGCGGAACAGGCAAAAAAAGAGAGTGCGGCGCCTGTAACAAAATGTTTTGAAAGCATGGAGGGCTACACATCTGTCAGCAGGATTGAAAATGCTGTTCCCCAGTATGGGTATCCAAATGTTAAATGCTCGCAGACAACAAGCGGTGTTTTATGGTACGGCGATCCATATGACGGCACAAAGCCCATGGGAGATATGCCTAAGCTGAAGGACGATACCCGTGGCGATTATGACTCTGAAGAAGCGGTTGTAAAACCAAGAGAGTCCAAGCTTAACTATTTTGAATGCACTGGGTGCCATGACGGCGACACAGTCCCGGTCCCGAAGGATAAAAAAGCGAGAGCAATCGATGCGCATGATGATATAGTTGAGAATCCCCTCGAGATGATGCACGGTAGAGGGGCAATCTGGTGCCTCGACTGCCACAGCGCGACAAATCGTAACAAGCTCGTTGATCATCAGGGAAATGAGATAAGTATGGATCAGCCCCAAAAACTCTGCGGCAGTTGTCACGGCGAAGTCTATGCTGACTGGAGAATGGGCATACACGGCAAAAGAACAGGCTCATGGGTTAAGGGCGGCAAGAAGAGATGGTGGGTATGCACCGAATGTCATAACCCGCATACTGTAGAGGTAAATAGATTCGACCCGTTAAAGCCTGAACAGGCACCTGAACTGCCAAGGGGAATGAAAAAAACTGAACATAACACCGAAGAGCACTAA
- a CDS encoding type II toxin-antitoxin system RelE/ParE family toxin, with protein sequence MNWTLTYYSESVQQEILAMPAGFLARYLRYSDRMEIFGPDLGMPHTRALGEGLFELRLKAAEGISRVFYCTMVGKKIMVLHQFIKKTDKTPAREIATARRRMKEVKNADTQRT encoded by the coding sequence GTGAACTGGACACTCACCTATTACAGTGAATCAGTGCAACAGGAAATCCTCGCCATGCCGGCAGGCTTTCTTGCCCGCTATCTCCGATATTCCGACAGGATGGAGATATTTGGTCCAGACTTGGGTATGCCGCATACACGCGCATTAGGCGAGGGCCTATTTGAATTGCGGCTAAAAGCAGCAGAAGGAATTTCACGTGTCTTCTACTGCACAATGGTCGGCAAAAAGATCATGGTGCTTCACCAGTTCATCAAAAAAACAGACAAGACACCGGCCAGAGAGATTGCAACAGCTCGACGGCGTATGAAGGAGGTAAAAAATGCTGACACACAAAGAACTTAA